One region of Danio aesculapii chromosome 7, fDanAes4.1, whole genome shotgun sequence genomic DNA includes:
- the lrrc4cb gene encoding leucine-rich repeat-containing protein 4C, protein MLNKMTSFHQRQMLRGPRWKGAWFDPLFLLLLALQLLVVAGLVRAQTCPSVCSCSNQFSKVICTRRGLKDVPDGVSTNTRYLNLQDNQIQVIKVDSFKHLRHLEILQLSRNHIRNIEIGAFNGLTSLNTLELFDNRLTTIPNGAFEYLSKLKELWLRNNPIESIPSDAFSRLPSLRRLDLGELKRLSYISSGAFQGLSNLRYLNLGMCNLKEVPNIQPLIRLDELEMSGNQLTVIQPSSFKGLVHLQKLWMMHAQVQTIERNSFDDLHSLRELNLAHNNLTFLPHDLYTPLHHLQRVHLHHNPWNCNCDILWLSWWLRETVPTNTSCCARCNSPPSLKGRYIGELDQSYFQCYAPVIIEPPVDLNLTEGMAAELKCRTNSVTSVSWLTPNGSIITHGALKMRITVQNDGTLNFTNVTLQDTGTYTCYVSNMLGNTSASAVLNVTSIDNSGFSYFTTVTVETIETPIDGESRTPVQPSFGWASSSTTRGTPIATERAYTIPVTEIDIDGALNGLEEVMKTTKIIIGCFVAITLMAAVMLIIFYKMRKQHHQQDHDGPSRSMEIISVHEDLTRVPAMESHLTLPPLEHDHYNHYNSYKTAYNHVSALSSLHSSVHEPLLIQASSKDNVQETQI, encoded by the coding sequence ATGTTGAACAAGATGACCTCTTTCCATCAGCGCCAGATGTTGAGAGGTCCTAGATGGAAAGGGGCTTGGTTTGACCCCTTGTTTCTCCTGCTTTTAGCCCTGCAGTTGCTTGTTGTCGCTGGACTGGTGCGAGCCCAAACCTGTCCATCCGTATGTTCCTGCAGTAATCAGTTTAGCAAGGTCATCTGCACACGCAGAGGGCTAAAAGATGTCCCTGATGGCGTTTCCACTAACACACGCTATCTAAACCTCCAGGACAATCAAATCCAGGTCATCAAAGTGGACAGTTTCAAGCATCTACGGCACCTTGAGATCCTGCAGCTTAGCAGAAACCACATCCGCAACATTGAGATTGGCGCCTTTAATGGGCTGACCAGCCTTAACACACTGGAGCTATTTGACAATCGTCTTACGACCATCCCCAATGGCGCCTTTGAGTACCTATCAAAACTAAAAGAGCTGTGGCTTAGGAATAACCCTATCGAGAGCATACCGTCTGATGCCTTCAGTCGCTTGCCCTCCCTTCGCCGGCTGGACTTGGGGGAGCTAAAGCGTCTCTCCTACATCTCGAGTGGGGCATTTCAGGGCTTGAGTAACCTTCGCTACCTGAATCTGGGCATGTGTAACCTCAAAGAGGTCCCAAACATTCAGCCCTTAATTCGCCTGGATGAGCTGGAGATGTCCGGGAACCAACTCACTGTCATCCAGCCCAGCTCTTTTAAGGGTCTTGTTCATCTCCAGAAGCTGTGGATGATGCACGCCCAAGTCCAAACCATAGAGCGCAACTCTTTTGACGACCTGCACTCTTTGCGAGAACTCAACCTGGCTCATAACAACCTTACCTTTTTACCCCATGATCTCTACACGCCTTTGCACCACCTGCAAAGAGTGCACTTGCATCACAATCCCTGGAACTGCAACTGTGATATTCTTTGGCTGAGCTGGTGGCTGAGAGAGACCGTACCAACCAACACCAGCTGCTGCGCTCGCTGTAATTCCCCTCCCAGCCTCAAGGGGCGCTACATCGGCGAGCTAGACCAGAGCTACTTTCAGTGCTACGCACCTGTTATCATCGAGCCACCTGTCGACCTCAATTTGACTGAAGGAATGGCAGCAGAGCTCAAATGCCGGACGAATTCAGTGACTTCAGTCAGCTGGCTAACACCAAATGGCTCCATCATAACACATGGGGCACTCAAGATGCGCATCACCGTCCAAAATGACGGAACACTAAACTTCACCAACGTTACTCTTCAGGACACAGGAACCTACACTTGCTATGTAAGCAACATGCTAGGCAACACTTCGGCCTCGGCAGTCCTCAATGTGACGTCAATTGACAACAGCGGCTTTAGTTACTTCACAACAGTCACCGTAGAGACAATTGAAACCCCAATCGATGGGGAGAGCAGGACACCCGTCCAGCCTTCTTTTGGCTGGGCTTCCTCCTCGACCACAAGGGGAACGCCGATTGCCACAGAGAGAGCGTACACCATCCCTGTGACGGAAATAGACATTGATGGTGCTCTCAACGGTTTGGAGGAGGTGATGAAGACCACCAAGATCATCATCGGCTGCTTTGTGGCCATCACGCTCATGGCGGCCGTCATgctcataatattttacaagatgcgCAAGCAGCACCACCAGCAGGATCACGACGGGCCGAGTCGCAGCATGGAGATCATCAGCGTACACGAGGACCTGACCAGGGTTCCTGCCATGGAGAGTCATCTGACTCTTCCACCCCTGGAGCATGACCATTACAACCACTATAACTCCTACAAAACTGCGTATAACCACGTGTCTGCTCTCAGCTCGCTGCATAGTTCTGTGCATGAACCTTTACTAATCCAAGCCAGCTCAAAGGATAACGTACAGGAGACGCAAATTTGA